The Clostridium septicum genome contains a region encoding:
- a CDS encoding DUF1934 domain-containing protein: MQKDAIISIKSFTELDKKDIIEVVTPGKFFVEGNMFKAVYEETEISGMAGTTTTLSITDEMFILEREGSTATKMEFKKGDTSISLYNTPYGMMDLQIDTKFLEIDIDENGGDLVAKYSMAISGQEPLMTKIVVNIKIQ, from the coding sequence ATGCAAAAAGATGCTATTATTTCAATAAAAAGTTTTACTGAATTAGATAAAAAAGATATTATTGAAGTTGTTACACCAGGGAAGTTTTTTGTTGAGGGTAATATGTTTAAAGCTGTTTATGAAGAAACTGAAATTTCTGGAATGGCAGGAACAACAACAACTTTATCAATAACGGATGAAATGTTTATTTTAGAAAGAGAAGGTAGTACAGCTACTAAAATGGAGTTTAAAAAAGGAGATACAAGTATTTCTTTATATAATACTCCTTATGGTATGATGGATTTACAAATTGATACTAAGTTTTTAGAAATAGATATAGATGAAAATGGAGGAGATTTAGTAGCTAAATATTCAATGGCTATATCAGGTCAAGAACCATTAATGACAAAAATAGTAGTTAATATAAAAATTCAATAA
- a CDS encoding DUF814 domain-containing protein, translating into MAKALAMISGGLDSILAAKLIKDQGIEVIGICFKSYFFSEESAKRMTKQIDIPLEVIDFSEEHMNMVKNPKHGWGKNMNPCIDCHAMMMRYSGKLLEQFNADFIITGEVLNQRPMSQNRQALNIVKKESGFADKILRPLCAKNLDETEMERSGLVDREKLLNITGRSRKAQMELASKWGITEYPSPAGGCKLTEPGYAIRLKDSLDNSEFISENEIELLRYGRHFRVSENAKIIAARTGDEVKEIKKYIDDSFIAMNASKYTGALVIIQGKPTEKEIELGARIAARYSKGRDEEEVEVMYGVYGKKFNDFIKVSPITDEELQQYLIAIK; encoded by the coding sequence AGGATCAAGGAATTGAAGTGATAGGAATATGTTTTAAGTCATACTTTTTTAGTGAAGAAAGTGCTAAAAGAATGACTAAGCAAATAGATATACCTTTGGAAGTAATTGATTTCTCAGAAGAACATATGAATATGGTTAAAAACCCAAAACATGGTTGGGGAAAAAATATGAATCCATGTATAGATTGTCATGCAATGATGATGAGATATTCAGGAAAGTTGTTAGAACAATTTAATGCAGATTTTATAATTACAGGTGAAGTCTTAAACCAAAGACCGATGTCTCAAAATAGACAAGCCTTAAATATAGTAAAGAAAGAATCCGGTTTTGCGGATAAAATTTTGAGACCATTATGTGCTAAAAATTTAGATGAAACTGAAATGGAACGTAGTGGTTTAGTAGATAGGGAAAAATTATTAAATATAACTGGAAGATCAAGAAAAGCTCAAATGGAGTTAGCGAGCAAATGGGGAATTACAGAATATCCTTCTCCAGCAGGCGGTTGTAAATTAACAGAACCGGGATATGCAATAAGATTAAAAGATTCATTAGATAATTCAGAATTTATTTCAGAAAATGAAATAGAGCTATTAAGATATGGAAGACATTTCAGAGTGTCAGAGAATGCTAAAATAATAGCAGCAAGAACTGGTGATGAGGTAAAAGAAATAAAAAAATACATAGATGATAGTTTTATAGCTATGAATGCATCCAAATACACAGGTGCTTTAGTGATTATTCAAGGAAAGCCTACAGAGAAGGAAATTGAACTTGGGGCTAGAATAGCCGCAAGATATAGTAAAGGCAGAGATGAAGAAGAAGTTGAAGTTATGTATGGAGTTTATGGGAAAAAATTTAATGATTTTATAAAGGTATCTCCTATAACAGATGAGGAACTACAACAATATTTAATAGCTATTAAATGA